Proteins from a single region of Phycisphaeraceae bacterium D3-23:
- a CDS encoding 5-formyltetrahydrofolate cyclo-ligase — MKHDAKATLRSSIIAARDAIPAADRAARSALLLQDVLALPQVRAAKRIFAFVSHGSEVDTHPIIDALLAAGKQVAVPLILPRKDDPDRRMLAVPITSRDELTPGVMGILSPPRPETRGPAPNFSPDLVLVPGAAFSKESPKAITRLGYGGGYYDRYLERHPGAKTVGLGFREQVVARLPVESHDVALHAMVSV; from the coding sequence ATGAAACACGACGCAAAAGCCACACTCCGATCCAGCATCATTGCAGCACGCGACGCGATCCCCGCCGCCGACCGCGCAGCGCGTTCCGCATTGCTGCTGCAAGACGTCCTCGCCCTCCCGCAAGTCCGTGCTGCAAAACGCATTTTCGCCTTCGTCTCCCACGGCAGCGAAGTCGATACGCACCCAATCATCGACGCCCTGCTCGCCGCGGGCAAACAAGTCGCGGTGCCGCTCATCCTGCCACGCAAGGACGACCCCGACCGCCGGATGTTGGCGGTCCCCATCACCTCTCGTGATGAACTCACGCCCGGCGTCATGGGCATCCTCTCCCCACCCCGACCCGAGACCCGAGGCCCGGCACCCAACTTCAGCCCCGACCTGGTGTTGGTTCCGGGGGCCGCGTTTTCAAAGGAATCGCCCAAAGCCATCACACGCCTGGGCTACGGCGGCGGGTACTACGACCGCTACCTCGAAAGACACCCGGGCGCGAAAACCGTGGGGCTGGGCTTTCGTGAACAGGTCGTTGCGCGGCTGCCGGTTGAATCGCATGACGTCGCGCTGCATGCAATGGTGAGCGTTTGA
- a CDS encoding MerR family transcriptional regulator: protein MSQAMVNEDGFRGLGTPPVKRYKIGELARHTGLTRQTLHNYTRWGLIAEAGWTAGGHRLYDESVFPRLARVLALKADHTVEQVRVLLDGDAAQEGEVRHGG from the coding sequence ATGTCACAGGCGATGGTGAACGAGGATGGCTTCCGGGGGCTGGGGACGCCGCCGGTGAAGCGGTACAAGATCGGGGAGCTGGCGCGGCACACGGGGCTGACGCGGCAGACGCTGCACAACTACACACGCTGGGGGCTCATCGCCGAGGCCGGCTGGACCGCCGGCGGGCACCGGCTGTATGACGAGTCGGTGTTCCCGCGACTCGCGCGGGTGCTTGCGCTCAAGGCCGACCACACGGTCGAGCAGGTCCGCGTGTTGCTCGACGGCGACGCCGCACAGGAAGGCGAGGTGCGCCATGGCGGATGA
- the flgB gene encoding flagellar basal body rod protein FlgB, with protein sequence MFDSGAMPALERMAQFTSERSKLINHNIANFTTPYYKPTDMDPKAFQAQLRAAIDDRRQSGHAQRGPLKLGAHGPAKVAANGKVTFQATQSNENILFHDQNNRDLERTMQDLVENALVHRASIDLIKNQFDMLEMAIRERL encoded by the coding sequence ATGTTCGATAGCGGAGCGATGCCCGCCCTGGAGCGGATGGCGCAGTTCACCAGCGAACGCAGCAAGCTCATCAACCACAACATCGCCAACTTCACGACGCCGTACTACAAGCCGACCGACATGGACCCCAAGGCCTTCCAGGCCCAGCTCCGCGCCGCGATCGACGACCGACGCCAGAGCGGACACGCCCAGCGCGGGCCGCTCAAGCTCGGCGCGCATGGCCCCGCGAAGGTCGCCGCGAATGGCAAAGTCACCTTCCAGGCCACGCAGTCCAACGAAAATATCCTCTTCCACGACCAGAACAACCGCGACCTCGAACGCACCATGCAGGACCTTGTCGAAAACGCGCTCGTCCACCGCGCCAGCATCGACCTCATCAAGAACCAGTTCGACATGCTCGAGATGGCGATCCGTGAACGCCTGTAA
- the flgN gene encoding flagellar export chaperone FlgN, whose amino-acid sequence MTAENTASQPLSEAGPAPTPEQLMQLLSRQRDLYQNLKALSDDQGRLIAEGETEQLLSLLARRQGLVEQLGECSLEISPHRAAIASLASDSDAAVSRQVRTLVDDVRELLESIIQQDDAGRREMEAARDEIGSQLRETAAAPRVLGAYGNAGSPRPQSAARFTDQRG is encoded by the coding sequence ATGACCGCAGAAAACACCGCTTCTCAACCGCTCTCCGAAGCCGGCCCTGCGCCGACGCCCGAGCAGCTCATGCAGCTGCTCTCCCGGCAGCGCGACCTCTACCAGAACCTCAAAGCCCTGAGCGACGACCAGGGCCGGCTCATCGCCGAGGGCGAGACCGAGCAGCTCCTGTCGCTGCTCGCGCGGCGTCAGGGCCTGGTCGAACAGCTCGGCGAATGCTCGCTCGAAATCTCCCCGCACCGCGCGGCGATTGCCTCGCTCGCCAGCGACAGCGATGCCGCCGTGTCCCGGCAGGTCCGCACGCTGGTCGACGATGTGCGCGAGCTGCTCGAATCGATCATCCAGCAGGACGACGCCGGCCGACGCGAGATGGAGGCCGCCCGCGACGAGATCGGCAGCCAGCTCCGTGAGACCGCTGCGGCGCCCCGTGTGCTTGGTGCCTACGGCAATGCCGGCTCGCCCCGTCCCCAATCCGCCGCCCGATTCACCGACCAACGGGGTTGA
- a CDS encoding queuosine precursor transporter, producing the protein MPDTTPTRSPLDPAVLHRRRERVFLLLAGLFLGTLAMLNILGISRFIVLASMGGDAGWKWGVWGEVSFALAVGVLPYPLTFLCTDLISEFYGRRRANAVVWVGLVLNVWVMLILWVGGKLPMAPEMVSYGVDALGRDVMGPPLPEPVYNDDGTFARFNEDWTFYRMRQLAFGAVVASMAAYLLAQFVDVYLFHYWKRLTKGKMLWLRNNGSTMVSQLVDTVAVILITHYFARALPINANTAVAPQLVLFIATGYVFKFVVAALDTPVIYLAVYLLKGYLGIDPAAEHAAEQDEAALYANRP; encoded by the coding sequence ATGCCCGACACGACGCCAACCCGCTCCCCGCTCGACCCCGCGGTGCTGCACCGCCGGCGCGAGCGGGTGTTCCTGCTGCTGGCCGGGCTATTCCTCGGGACGCTGGCGATGCTGAACATCCTGGGCATCAGCCGGTTCATCGTGCTCGCGAGCATGGGCGGCGACGCCGGCTGGAAATGGGGCGTGTGGGGCGAGGTCAGTTTTGCGCTCGCGGTCGGTGTGCTGCCCTACCCGCTCACGTTCCTGTGTACGGACCTGATCAGCGAGTTTTATGGCCGCCGCCGCGCCAACGCCGTCGTCTGGGTCGGGCTCGTGCTCAATGTCTGGGTGATGTTGATCCTCTGGGTCGGCGGCAAGCTGCCGATGGCCCCGGAGATGGTGAGCTACGGCGTCGATGCGCTGGGCCGAGACGTCATGGGCCCGCCGCTGCCCGAGCCGGTGTACAACGACGACGGCACGTTCGCGCGATTCAATGAGGACTGGACCTTCTACCGGATGCGGCAGCTCGCGTTCGGAGCCGTTGTCGCCTCGATGGCGGCGTACCTGCTCGCGCAGTTCGTCGATGTCTATCTCTTCCACTACTGGAAACGGCTGACCAAGGGCAAGATGCTCTGGCTCCGCAACAACGGCTCGACGATGGTGAGCCAGCTCGTCGATACCGTCGCCGTCATCCTGATCACGCACTACTTCGCCCGAGCATTGCCGATCAATGCAAACACCGCGGTCGCGCCACAGCTCGTGCTGTTCATCGCGACGGGGTACGTGTTCAAGTTTGTTGTTGCGGCGCTGGACACCCCGGTGATTTACCTCGCGGTGTATCTCTTGAAAGGCTACCTCGGTATCGACCCGGCGGCAGAGCACGCGGCCGAGCAGGACGAGGCGGCGCTGTACGCGAATCGGCCATGA
- a CDS encoding ATP-binding protein — MPDCETNQDAAVEPSPQSGGAAVSASDLAGIIEAYNGLTEKMQASHERLQGEVVRLRRELTSANAQLQRSKRLSALGEMAAGIAHEIRNPLAAIQLYVGMVVDDLASPTPQTEEALENARKIASAVQGMSAIVNDVLSFARGNEPERRPTLVADLFDHAVTAHQPAIHAAEVHVVRRDLSRGPVEIVADSGLMQQAILNLVRNAVDAMTQSAAPRRLMLDVEADELGFVLVVADSGPGIAEESIDRIFNPFFTTRSTGTGLGLAIVHRIVDAHGGSVSVSNENGAVFRLALPQVAAGHDTSHETASAVDIAAMSAGAAA, encoded by the coding sequence ATGCCGGATTGTGAAACGAATCAAGACGCGGCCGTTGAGCCATCGCCGCAATCCGGCGGCGCGGCGGTCAGCGCGTCCGACCTTGCGGGCATCATCGAGGCCTACAACGGCTTGACCGAGAAGATGCAGGCCAGTCACGAACGCCTGCAGGGCGAAGTGGTTCGCCTGCGCCGCGAACTCACCAGCGCCAATGCCCAGCTCCAGCGCTCCAAGCGGCTCTCGGCCCTGGGCGAGATGGCGGCGGGCATCGCCCATGAGATCCGAAACCCGCTCGCCGCGATCCAGCTCTACGTCGGCATGGTCGTCGACGACCTCGCCAGCCCCACGCCGCAGACCGAGGAGGCGCTGGAGAACGCACGTAAGATCGCCTCGGCCGTGCAAGGCATGAGCGCGATCGTCAACGATGTCCTCAGCTTCGCGCGCGGCAATGAGCCCGAGCGCCGCCCAACCCTTGTCGCCGACCTGTTCGATCACGCCGTCACGGCGCACCAGCCGGCGATCCATGCGGCCGAGGTCCATGTCGTACGCCGCGACTTGTCGCGCGGGCCGGTCGAGATCGTCGCGGACAGCGGGCTGATGCAGCAGGCGATCCTCAACCTGGTGCGTAACGCGGTCGACGCGATGACGCAGAGCGCCGCCCCGCGTCGCCTGATGCTTGACGTCGAGGCCGACGAGCTGGGCTTTGTCCTGGTGGTCGCCGACTCCGGGCCGGGCATCGCCGAGGAAAGTATCGACCGCATCTTCAACCCGTTCTTCACGACGCGTAGCACGGGCACCGGGCTCGGCCTCGCCATCGTCCACCGCATCGTCGACGCCCACGGCGGGTCGGTCTCCGTCTCCAACGAAAACGGGGCCGTCTTCCGGCTCGCGCTGCCGCAGGTGGCGGCGGGGCATGACACCTCACACGAAACAGCATCGGCCGTGGACATCGCGGCGATGAGCGCAGGAGCCGCCGCATGA
- a CDS encoding Gfo/Idh/MocA family oxidoreductase, with product MNTPTQTNRTAPVRLGIIGCGGAMARFHESYLAGVQGLTYAAATGRRPESVKESVDAHGCTGFDSAEQMIASGAVDAVLIATPHTTHPAFAELAFEHGLHVLVEKPLAVTALEAQGTIDAYEAARQKHPSLVFAGMFQQRTFPQWRHVKRLCTDGSIGDLMRVSWTITDWFRTQTYYDAGGWRATWKGEGGGVLLNQCPHNLDLLCWFVGQPSRVNAIAELGKYHHVEVEDDVTALLQWQCGATGTFITSTGQTPGINRLEIAGNHGTVIAEKKPGASEHTVTYYAAQEPVRDFTANCPERFDEVAVETFITQPSVVEGQDKRPPHQRIMQNFVDAIQNGTGQDNLLTPAPEGLLGLELGNALLLSGLDQTPIDLPMPATGERSRQQYADRIKHLAETSTFVRNEVKASSADMSASF from the coding sequence GTGAATACGCCCACTCAAACCAACCGTACCGCCCCCGTCCGTCTCGGCATCATCGGCTGCGGCGGCGCGATGGCACGGTTCCACGAGTCGTACCTCGCGGGAGTCCAGGGGCTCACCTACGCCGCCGCGACCGGCCGACGCCCCGAGTCCGTCAAGGAATCCGTCGACGCCCACGGCTGCACCGGCTTCGACTCCGCCGAGCAGATGATCGCCTCGGGCGCGGTCGACGCCGTCCTCATCGCCACGCCGCACACCACGCACCCGGCCTTCGCCGAGCTCGCGTTCGAGCACGGGCTGCATGTGCTCGTCGAGAAACCCCTGGCCGTCACCGCGCTCGAAGCGCAGGGCACGATCGACGCCTACGAAGCGGCCCGCCAAAAGCACCCATCCCTCGTCTTCGCCGGGATGTTCCAGCAGCGCACCTTCCCGCAGTGGCGGCACGTCAAACGTCTCTGCACCGACGGCAGTATCGGCGATCTGATGCGCGTGAGCTGGACCATCACCGACTGGTTCCGCACCCAAACCTACTACGACGCCGGCGGCTGGCGCGCGACCTGGAAGGGCGAGGGCGGCGGCGTCCTCCTCAACCAGTGCCCGCACAACCTCGACCTCCTGTGCTGGTTCGTCGGCCAACCCTCCCGCGTCAACGCGATCGCCGAACTCGGCAAGTACCACCATGTCGAAGTCGAAGACGATGTCACCGCGCTGTTGCAGTGGCAGTGCGGCGCAACCGGCACGTTCATCACCTCCACGGGTCAAACCCCAGGCATCAACCGCCTCGAAATCGCGGGCAACCACGGCACCGTCATCGCCGAGAAAAAACCCGGCGCGTCCGAACACACCGTCACCTACTACGCCGCCCAGGAGCCCGTCCGCGACTTCACCGCCAACTGCCCCGAACGTTTCGACGAGGTCGCTGTCGAGACCTTCATCACCCAGCCCAGCGTCGTCGAAGGTCAAGACAAGCGTCCGCCGCACCAGCGCATCATGCAGAACTTCGTCGATGCCATCCAAAACGGTACCGGGCAAGACAACCTGCTCACCCCCGCCCCCGAAGGGCTCCTCGGTCTCGAACTAGGCAATGCGCTTTTGCTCTCGGGCCTCGACCAGACCCCCATCGACCTGCCCATGCCCGCGACCGGCGAACGCAGCCGACAGCAGTACGCCGACCGCATCAAGCACTTGGCGGAGACCTCGACCTTCGTGCGCAACGAAGTCAAGGCGAGCAGCGCCGACATGAGCGCGTCGTTCTAA
- a CDS encoding tetratricopeptide repeat protein, translated as MADDALQVGDAGEIEVGAPEMAWSQVWQMPVLLLGLGLLAVGVYFALPKYVPMDYDKELAKIESLVTKNRLEEAEGRLVKLGETDDFVEAVPDPVEGYYWQLYGDLRFRQMDTRVWQGITTQAGQENLGQIVEFYRKAQKLGRAMPGSALWRYAQALAAMGDDTGALRVVDEMPDDSATRRHEIVRALVERAMQTDPDAASEKVANLLRRFEQELEAEPDVAVRRREKIWAMQQRAERFLRAKDEQAVIRMLVEGGLMRLKQGGASDKDIAPLNVVLGEAYAMEENFVDARQRFSEARRHLEKGHEMFPRVLVGFAGIELAQSEQGYIERAFGLYHQAYLDAPQGPSSIDAKIGEAHTEAYREGRFPEALEAFELAAGRLATEQAPAWDPRRVKLEHYLSVHINREFENMQYENALALLKVVAPLTERGDSATLAHQFGETYRLLGDQSEAAAQDLKPDPNRPEEDPHLDARRMHHQDAAVYYEQAAEAYLREAKLLEAETDGHGKALWAAAEHFAKSQLWPQAVSVYQDFLATRGDSDMREQAMFRLGQSYLADGQYGAARDQLKGLIESADTSQWAMQSYVPLSRALVALDEWDAAEQWLRSVVEDHRAIGPGSPYFRDALIELGTLYYRRGSQDDTYYARGIEVLGDAGGAVERYGHDNEQSAKLRYMLADCLRLSAFGLGRQAAQTPNQSDRLAMQAERVRRLSEAKMYYQQVQELLDDRHPSSLSRVERVYHRNAYFYQADCAFEQSDFANAILLYQDAATRWQDHPASLVAWVQIVNSAAEMRDFPRARAAHRQAVEVFSKLDDAVFDHPDSLMTRQRWDDWLRWSTELDLYPEDGATAGVDTGN; from the coding sequence ATGGCGGATGACGCGTTGCAGGTCGGCGACGCCGGCGAGATCGAGGTCGGCGCGCCGGAGATGGCGTGGTCGCAGGTTTGGCAGATGCCGGTGCTGCTGCTCGGGCTCGGGCTGCTCGCGGTCGGCGTGTACTTTGCGCTGCCCAAGTACGTGCCGATGGACTACGACAAAGAGCTGGCGAAGATCGAGTCGCTGGTCACGAAGAACCGGCTCGAAGAGGCGGAGGGCCGGCTGGTCAAGCTCGGCGAGACGGACGACTTTGTCGAGGCCGTGCCCGACCCGGTCGAGGGGTACTACTGGCAGCTCTACGGCGACCTGCGTTTCCGCCAGATGGACACGCGGGTCTGGCAGGGCATCACGACCCAGGCGGGCCAGGAAAACCTCGGTCAGATCGTCGAGTTCTACCGCAAGGCACAGAAGCTGGGACGCGCCATGCCGGGCAGCGCGCTGTGGCGTTACGCGCAGGCGTTGGCGGCGATGGGCGACGACACCGGCGCGCTGCGCGTGGTGGATGAGATGCCCGACGACTCGGCCACGCGCCGCCACGAGATCGTGCGTGCGCTGGTCGAGCGGGCGATGCAGACCGACCCGGATGCGGCGTCGGAGAAGGTCGCGAACCTGCTGCGCCGGTTTGAGCAGGAGCTCGAGGCCGAGCCGGATGTCGCGGTGCGCCGGCGTGAGAAGATCTGGGCGATGCAGCAGCGGGCCGAGCGTTTCCTTCGGGCCAAGGACGAGCAGGCGGTGATCCGGATGCTTGTTGAGGGCGGGCTGATGCGGCTCAAGCAGGGCGGGGCGAGCGACAAAGACATCGCGCCGCTCAACGTCGTGCTCGGCGAGGCGTACGCGATGGAAGAGAACTTTGTCGATGCGCGTCAGCGCTTCAGCGAGGCCCGTCGGCACTTGGAGAAGGGCCACGAAATGTTCCCGCGCGTGCTCGTGGGCTTTGCGGGCATTGAGCTGGCGCAGAGCGAGCAGGGCTACATCGAACGCGCCTTTGGGCTCTACCACCAAGCGTACCTCGATGCGCCTCAGGGGCCCTCGTCGATCGACGCGAAGATCGGCGAGGCGCACACCGAGGCCTACCGCGAGGGGCGGTTCCCCGAGGCGCTTGAGGCCTTCGAGCTCGCGGCCGGCCGATTGGCGACCGAGCAGGCCCCGGCCTGGGACCCGCGCCGCGTGAAGCTCGAGCACTACCTCAGCGTGCATATCAACCGCGAGTTCGAGAATATGCAGTACGAGAATGCGCTGGCCTTGCTGAAAGTCGTTGCGCCCCTGACCGAGCGCGGCGATAGCGCGACACTCGCGCATCAGTTCGGCGAGACCTACCGCCTGCTGGGCGACCAGTCCGAGGCGGCCGCCCAAGACCTAAAGCCCGACCCGAATCGGCCCGAGGAAGACCCGCACCTCGATGCCCGGCGGATGCACCACCAGGACGCGGCCGTGTACTACGAGCAGGCCGCCGAGGCGTACCTGCGCGAGGCCAAGCTGCTCGAAGCCGAGACCGATGGCCACGGCAAGGCGCTCTGGGCCGCCGCGGAACACTTCGCCAAGTCGCAGCTCTGGCCCCAGGCCGTGTCGGTGTACCAGGACTTCCTCGCGACGCGCGGCGACAGCGATATGCGCGAGCAGGCGATGTTCCGCCTGGGCCAGTCCTACCTCGCGGATGGCCAGTACGGCGCGGCCCGTGACCAGCTCAAGGGGCTCATCGAATCCGCGGACACCAGCCAGTGGGCGATGCAGTCGTACGTGCCCTTGTCCCGCGCGCTGGTCGCGCTCGACGAGTGGGACGCGGCCGAGCAGTGGCTGCGGTCGGTCGTCGAAGACCACCGAGCGATCGGCCCCGGTAGCCCGTACTTCCGCGATGCGCTGATCGAGCTGGGCACGCTCTACTACCGGCGCGGCAGCCAGGACGACACCTACTACGCCCGCGGCATCGAGGTGCTCGGCGACGCCGGTGGCGCGGTCGAGCGCTACGGCCACGACAACGAGCAGTCCGCCAAGCTGCGCTACATGCTCGCCGACTGCCTCCGTCTTAGCGCCTTTGGGCTGGGCCGACAGGCGGCGCAGACCCCCAACCAGTCCGACCGCCTCGCGATGCAGGCCGAGCGTGTCCGCCGGCTCAGCGAGGCGAAGATGTACTACCAGCAGGTGCAGGAGCTGCTCGACGACCGCCACCCGAGCTCGCTTTCTCGCGTCGAGCGCGTGTACCACCGCAACGCGTACTTCTACCAGGCCGACTGTGCCTTTGAGCAGAGCGACTTCGCCAACGCGATCCTCCTCTACCAGGACGCCGCGACGCGCTGGCAGGACCACCCGGCCTCGCTTGTCGCGTGGGTGCAGATCGTCAACTCGGCCGCAGAAATGCGCGACTTCCCCCGCGCCCGCGCCGCGCACCGCCAGGCCGTCGAGGTCTTCAGCAAGCTCGACGACGCGGTCTTCGACCACCCCGACTCGCTGATGACCCGCCAGCGGTGGGACGACTGGCTGCGCTGGTCGACCGAGCTCGACCTCTACCCCGAAGACGGCGCCACGGCCGGGGTCGACACCGGCAATTGA
- a CDS encoding sigma-54 dependent transcriptional regulator, which yields MSTKVLVVDDKQMMRDSVGATLQRAGYVVVVASGGEDALAKAKKHRPAAVVTDLQMPGMSGLELLTELRTFDSEMPVVLMTAYGTVADAVRAMHDGAFDFVQKPFEGDQLVMVVRRAVENRRLRKENDALRSERAPREAGPELVGDSPAMQALSQQVKQVAASNGTVLIQGESGTGKEVVARAVHAHSNRHDKIMLCLNCAALSSSLLESELFGHEKGAFTGADQLRKGRFELADGGTLLLDEISEISPQLQAKLLRVLQEGQFERVGSSATMKVDVRVLATTNRDLSRSVADGTFRQDLYYRLNVLPLALPSLHERSGDVAQLASYFLAQAARREGREAKRFDEQAVALLQAYRWPGNVRELQNICERASVLCPDKRITAALIRPWLPAAGMTQPVPATTPAQQAEPFAPAFAMGSPPLQPPASNVPPALASPNGAQPGPPAPSIRPLEEIEREQVLHVLGQFSGNRTRAAQALGIGVRTLGLKLKKWKEQNLVAASV from the coding sequence ATGAGTACCAAGGTCTTGGTCGTTGACGACAAGCAGATGATGCGCGACAGCGTCGGCGCGACCCTCCAACGCGCGGGCTACGTCGTCGTCGTCGCGTCGGGTGGCGAAGATGCGCTGGCCAAGGCGAAGAAGCACCGGCCCGCCGCGGTCGTCACCGACCTGCAGATGCCGGGCATGTCCGGGCTCGAACTGCTCACCGAGCTGCGTACCTTCGACAGCGAGATGCCCGTCGTTTTGATGACGGCCTACGGCACCGTCGCCGACGCCGTCCGCGCGATGCACGACGGCGCGTTCGACTTCGTCCAAAAACCCTTCGAGGGCGATCAGCTCGTCATGGTCGTCCGGCGCGCGGTCGAAAACCGTCGGCTGCGCAAGGAAAACGATGCGCTCCGCAGCGAACGTGCCCCGCGTGAGGCCGGCCCCGAGCTCGTCGGCGATTCCCCCGCGATGCAGGCTTTGTCCCAGCAGGTCAAACAGGTCGCCGCTTCCAACGGCACGGTGCTCATCCAGGGCGAGTCGGGCACGGGCAAAGAGGTTGTCGCCCGCGCGGTCCACGCGCACAGCAACCGGCACGACAAGATCATGCTCTGCCTGAACTGCGCGGCGCTGAGCAGCTCGCTGCTCGAATCCGAGCTGTTTGGTCACGAAAAAGGCGCATTCACCGGCGCAGACCAGCTCCGCAAGGGCCGGTTCGAGTTGGCCGACGGCGGGACGCTCCTGCTCGACGAGATCAGCGAGATCAGCCCACAGCTCCAGGCCAAGCTCCTCCGCGTGTTGCAAGAGGGCCAGTTCGAGCGTGTTGGCTCTTCGGCGACGATGAAGGTCGATGTTCGTGTCCTCGCGACGACCAACCGCGACCTGTCGCGCTCCGTCGCGGATGGCACGTTCCGCCAGGACCTCTACTACCGCCTGAACGTCTTGCCCCTCGCGCTGCCTTCGCTGCACGAGCGCAGCGGCGACGTCGCGCAGCTCGCATCGTACTTCCTCGCGCAGGCCGCGCGGCGTGAGGGGCGCGAGGCCAAACGCTTCGACGAGCAGGCGGTCGCGCTGTTGCAGGCCTACCGATGGCCGGGCAACGTGCGGGAGCTGCAGAATATCTGCGAACGCGCGAGCGTGCTGTGCCCGGACAAGCGCATCACCGCCGCGCTGATCCGGCCCTGGCTGCCCGCGGCCGGGATGACGCAGCCCGTCCCCGCGACCACGCCCGCGCAGCAGGCCGAGCCCTTCGCCCCGGCCTTCGCGATGGGCAGCCCGCCGCTCCAGCCGCCCGCTTCGAATGTGCCGCCCGCGCTCGCGTCGCCCAACGGGGCTCAGCCCGGGCCCCCGGCCCCGTCGATCCGCCCGCTCGAAGAGATCGAACGTGAGCAGGTCCTCCACGTCCTGGGCCAGTTCAGCGGTAATCGCACCCGCGCCGCGCAGGCCCTGGGCATCGGTGTCCGCACACTCGGCCTCAAGCTCAAAAAATGGAAGGAGCAGAATCTCGTTGCCGCCTCCGTCTGA
- a CDS encoding flagellar basal body protein — protein MFGALDTSTSGLVAQRTRADVITANLANANTVQDADGKNNPFRRRLAVLAPGDPTTGNPNGVHVHEIAMDMRPFNEKLAPGHHLAGQTASRPDHIQTPNIDPMTEQVNMLETARAYEANIAAAEATKTMMQTSLRLIA, from the coding sequence ATGTTTGGAGCCCTCGACACTTCGACCTCCGGCCTCGTCGCCCAGCGGACCCGCGCGGACGTCATCACCGCCAACCTCGCCAACGCGAACACCGTGCAGGACGCGGACGGCAAGAACAACCCGTTCCGCCGGCGTTTGGCCGTGCTCGCGCCGGGCGATCCCACGACGGGCAACCCCAACGGCGTGCACGTCCACGAGATCGCGATGGACATGCGGCCGTTCAACGAAAAACTCGCGCCTGGCCATCACCTTGCGGGCCAGACCGCGAGCCGGCCCGACCATATCCAGACGCCCAATATCGACCCGATGACCGAGCAGGTGAACATGCTCGAAACCGCGCGCGCTTACGAGGCAAACATTGCGGCCGCAGAGGCCACTAAGACGATGATGCAGACATCCCTCCGCCTGATCGCGTAG
- the prfB gene encoding peptide chain release factor 2, translating into MHENIPGILSDLAQRVGAMRDSMRVDERAERLKELEQKMGEPGFWDNQDTANEIISELKSIKARIEPVQEAVAGVEEAQLLWDMADEADDEDTRKEVDALIDPMLAQLDKLEMASLLSGKYDERNCYLTLQSGAGGTEADDWCEMLMRMYLFYCEKTGWDISEVSKTHGTEAGIKEVTLYIKGPMAYGYLSAERGTHRLARVSPFNAEGKRQTSFVTVDIVPEFPDTGGDLIDDQYLEMTNFARSSGPGGQNVNKVASAVRLVYKEPDMASPIMIVCSVERKMEQNKRMAMAMLQGKLELIAEEKRQAEKDAATGGSVDRGWGSQIRSYVFYDNRVKDHRTNFEKPNPQNVLDGDLQGFIDAELQRRAKVAAAAD; encoded by the coding sequence ATGCACGAAAACATCCCCGGCATCCTGAGCGACCTGGCCCAGCGCGTAGGCGCGATGCGCGACTCCATGCGCGTCGATGAGCGGGCCGAACGCCTGAAAGAACTCGAACAAAAAATGGGCGAGCCCGGCTTCTGGGACAATCAGGACACCGCCAACGAGATCATCAGCGAGCTCAAGTCGATCAAGGCCCGCATCGAGCCCGTGCAGGAAGCGGTGGCCGGCGTCGAGGAGGCGCAGCTGCTCTGGGACATGGCCGACGAGGCGGACGACGAAGACACCCGCAAGGAGGTCGACGCGCTGATCGACCCGATGCTCGCGCAGCTCGACAAGCTCGAGATGGCGTCGCTGTTGTCGGGCAAGTACGACGAACGCAACTGCTACCTGACGCTCCAGTCCGGCGCCGGCGGGACCGAGGCCGACGACTGGTGCGAGATGCTGATGCGGATGTACCTGTTCTACTGCGAAAAGACCGGCTGGGACATCAGCGAAGTCAGCAAGACGCACGGCACCGAGGCGGGCATCAAGGAAGTCACGCTCTACATCAAAGGCCCGATGGCCTACGGCTACCTCTCGGCCGAGCGCGGCACGCACCGGCTCGCCCGCGTCAGCCCGTTCAACGCCGAGGGCAAACGCCAGACGAGCTTCGTTACCGTCGATATCGTCCCCGAGTTCCCCGACACCGGCGGCGACCTCATCGACGACCAGTACCTCGAAATGACCAACTTCGCCCGCTCGTCGGGCCCCGGCGGGCAGAACGTCAACAAGGTCGCCTCGGCCGTCCGGCTTGTCTACAAAGAGCCGGACATGGCCTCACCCATCATGATCGTCTGTTCGGTCGAGCGGAAGATGGAGCAGAACAAGCGCATGGCGATGGCGATGCTGCAGGGCAAGCTCGAACTGATCGCCGAGGAAAAACGACAGGCCGAGAAGGACGCCGCGACCGGCGGGAGCGTCGATCGCGGCTGGGGCTCGCAGATCCGCAGCTACGTCTTCTACGACAACCGCGTGAAAGACCACCGCACCAACTTCGAGAAGCCCAACCCGCAGAACGTACTCGACGGCGACCTGCAAGGGTTCATTGATGCGGAGCTTCAGCGGCGGGCAAAGGTCGCGGCCGCAGCGGATTAG